One Ricinus communis isolate WT05 ecotype wild-type chromosome 7, ASM1957865v1, whole genome shotgun sequence genomic region harbors:
- the LOC8277728 gene encoding DNA polymerase delta catalytic subunit: MNRSANTRKRPPPATPQPPPAAKHKATTPSTTVDEEFVDEDVFLDETLIAEDEENLILRDLEKHEALASRLSRWARPPLSHAYLSQSQSIIFQQLEIDYVIGESNRELLPDRSGPAAIIRIFGVTREGHSVCCNVHGFEPYFYISCPSGMGPDDISSFQQILEGRMREVNRSSKVPKFIRRIEVVQKRSIMYYQQQESHPFLKIVVALPTVVASCRGILDKGIHIDGLGMKSFMTYESNVLFALRFMIDCNVVGGNWIEVPAGKYKKTLKNLSYCQLEFDCLFSELISHAPEGEFSKMAPFRILSFDIECAGRKGHFPEPSHDPVIQVANLVTLQGEDKPFIRNVMTLNSCSPIVGVDVMSFDTERKVLLAWRDFIREVDPDIIIGYNICKFDLPYLIERAETLGIAEFPVLGRVRNSRVRVKDTTFSSRQYGTRESKEVTLEGRVQFDLLQAMQRDYKLSSYSLNSVSAHFLSEQKEDVHHSIISDLQNGNAETRRRLAVYCLKDAYLPQRLLDKLMYIYNYVEMARVTGVPMSFLLSRGQSIKVLSQLLRKAKQKNLVIPNVKQAGSEQGSYEGATVLEANAGFYEKPIATLDFASLYPSIMMAYNLCYCTLVTPEDVRKLNLPPECVNKTPSGETFVKPNLQKGILPEILEELLAARRRAKADLKEAKDPLEKAVLDGRQLALKVSANSVYGFTGATVGQLPCLEISSSVTSYGRQMIEHTKKLVEDKFTIMGGYEHNAEVIYGDTDSVMVQFGVPTVPEAMKLGREAAEYISGTFIKPIKLEFEKVYYPYLLISKKRYAGLYWTNSDKFDKMDTKGIETVRRDNCLLVKNLVTECLHKILIDRDVPGAVQYVKNTISDLLMNRMDLSLLVITKGLTKTGDDYEVKAAHVELAERMRKRDAATAPNVGDRVPYVIIKAAKGAKAYERSEDPIYVLENNIPIDPQYYLENQISKPLLRIFEPILKNASKELLHGSHTRSISISTPSNGGIMKFAKKQLTCVGCKALISNSDRTLCSHCKGREAELYCKTVSQVSELELLFGRLWTQCQECQGSLHQDVLCTSRDCPIFYRRKKAQKDMAEAKRQLDRWNF, from the exons ATGAATCGAAGCGCCAACACCAGGAAACGGCCGCCACCAGCGACACCACAACCGCCACCAGCAGCAAAGCATAAAGCCACCACGCCATCAACAACCGTAGACGAAGAATTCGTAGACGAAGATGTTTTCCTTGACGAAACCCTCATTGCCGAGGACGAAGAGAATCTCATTCTCCGTGATCTCGAGAAACACGAGGCTCTGGCTTCTCGCTTATCCAGATGGGCCCGGCCCCCACTTTCTCATGCCTATCTGTCACAATCTCAGAGTATAA tATTCCAGCAATTGGAGATTGATTATGTGATTGGAGAGAGTAATAGAGAACTCTTGCCTGATAGGTCTGGCCCTGCTGCTATTATCAGAATTTTCGGTGTCACAAGGGAAG GACATAGCGTTTGCTGCAATGTCCATGGATTTGAgccatatttttatataagttgCCCTTCTGGAATGGGCCCTGATGACATTTCTAGTTTCCAACAGATCCTTGAG GGGAGGATGAGGGAGGTAAATAGGAGCAGTAAAGTGCCAAAATTTATTCGGAGAATAGAAGTGGTGCAAAAAAGGAGCATTATGTATTACCAGCAGCAAGAATCACATCCTTTTTTGAAGATTGTAGTTGCATTGCCAACAGTGGTTGCCAGCTGTCGTG GTATTCTTGACAAAGGCATACACATAGATGGCCTTGGTATGAAGAGCTTCATGACATATGAAAGCAATGTTCTCTTCGCTCTCCGCTTCATGATTGATTGCAATGTTGTTGGTGGAAATTGGATTGAAGTGCCTGCtggaaaatataagaaaacattaAAGAACTTGTCCTATTGTCAATTAGAGTTTGATTGCCT GTTTTCAGAATTGATCAGCCATGCCCCAGAAGGGGAATTCTCAAAAATGGCCCCATTTCGCATATTGAGTTTTGACATTGAGTGTGCTGGTCGAAAGGGTCATTTTCCTGAGCCTTCCCATGATCCTGTTATTCAG GTGGCCAATTTAGTAACTTTGCAAGGAGAGGACAAGCCATTTATTCGTAATGTTATGACCTTAAACTCGTGCTCTCCAATTGTTGGTGTGGATGTGATGTCATTTGACACAGAGAGAAAAGTCCTCCTGGCTTGGAGG GATTTTATCCGTGAAGTGGATCCAGATATTATAATTGGATATAATATCTGCAAATTTGACTTGCCATACCTCATTGAG AGAGCTGAAACTTTGGGAATAGCAGAATTTCCTGTTTTAGGCCGTGTTAGGAATAGCAGGGTTCGGGTAAAAGATACAACTTTTTCTTCAAG ACAGTACGGAACGAGGGAAAGTAAAGAAGTTACATTGGAAGGGAGAgttcaatttgatttgcttCAG GCCATGCAACGTGATTATAAATTAAGTTCTTACTCTTTAAATTCCGTCTCAGCACACTTTCTCTCTGAGCAG AAAGAAGACGTGCACCATTCAATAATATCTGATCTTCAGAACGGGAATGCAGAAACTAGGAGGCGGCTTGCTGTATATTGTTTGAAG GATGCTTATCTCCCACAGCGGCTCTTGGACAAGTTGATGTACATTTACAACTATGTAGAAATGGCTCGTGTTACCGGAGTCCCGATGTCTTTCCTTCTCTCCAGGGGCCAAAGTATTAAG GTGCTTTCTCAACTCTTGAGGAAGGCTAAGCAGAAGAACCTTGTTATTCCTAATGTCAAACAGGCAGGATCTGAACAAGGATCATATGAAGGCGCCACT GTTTTGGAGGCCAATGCAGGGTTTTATGAAAAACCAATTGCGACATTGGATTTTGCATCTCTATATCCTTCAATAATGATGGCATATAATCTATGTTACTGCACTTTG GTGACTCCTGAAGATGTTCGTAAACTGAACCTGCCACCTGAATGTGTCAACAAAACACCATCTGGTGAAACATTTGTCAAACCAAATTTGCAAAAG GGAATTCTACCTGAAATTCTTGAAGAACTATTAGCTGCTCGTAGAAGAGCAAAAGCAGATTTAAAG GAAGCCAAGGATCCACTAGAGAAGGCTGTTCTAGATGGGCGGCAACTGGCCTTAAAG GTCAGTGCAAACTCTGTATATGGATTCACAGGAGCTACAGTTGGTCAATTGCCATGTTTAGAGATATCATCAAGTGTCACAAGCTATG GTCGACAAATGATTGAACACACCAAAAAACTTGTAGAAGACAAATTTACCATTATGGGAGGCTATGAGCACAATGCAGAG GTTATATATGGGGACACAGATTCAGTTATGGTTCAATTTGGTGTGCCTACTGTGCCAGAAGCAATGAAGCTAGGAAGAGAAGCTGCTGAATATATCAGTGGAACTTTCATAAAA CCCATCAAGCTAGAGTTTGAAAAGGTTTATTATCCATATTTGTTGATTAGCAAGAAGAGATATGCTGGTTTATACTGGACAAATTCAGACAAATTTGACAAAATGGATACTAAAG GCATTGAAACAGTTCGAAGAGACAACTGTTTATTGGTTAAAAATCTGGTAACTGAGTGCCTTCACAAGATATTGATCGACAGAGATGTGCCTGGTGCAGTTCAGTATGTCAAGAATACCATTTCTGATCTTCTCATGAACCGCATGGATTTGTCACTTCTGGTTATTACTAAG GGTCTAACAAAGACGGGAGATGACTATGAAGTAAAGGCAGCTCATGTTGAACTTGCTGAGCGCATGCGCAAG AGAGATGCTGCCACTGCTCCAAATGTTGGAGATCGAGTACCTTATGTCATTATAAAAGCTGCAAAAGGTGCTAAG GCTTATGAGAGATCTGAGGATCCTATCTACGtcctagaaaataacataccGATAGACCCTCAATATTATCTTGAGAATCAAATTAGCAAG CCACTTCTAAGAATTTTTGAGCCCATTTTGAAGAATGCCAGCAAAGAACTTCTCCATGGAAGTCATACAAGATCTATTTCCATCTCCACTCCTTCAAATGGTGGCATCATGAAATTTGCTAAGAAACAGCTCACTTGTGTTGGCTGCAAAGCTCTAATTAG CAATTCAGATCGAACCCTCTGCTCACACTGCAAAGGAAGAGAAGCAGAGCTATACTGCAAAACAGTTTCTCAAG TGTCTGAGCTAGAGTTGCTATTTGGGAGGCTGTGGACACAATGCCAAGAGTGCCAAGGCTCTCTTCATCAGGATGTGCTTTGCACTAG TCGGGATTGCCCAATATTTTATCGAAGAAAGAAGGCGCAAAAAGACATGGCTGAAGCCAAGCGGCAGTTAGATAGATGGAACTTCTAA
- the LOC8277729 gene encoding LOW QUALITY PROTEIN: peroxidase 3 (The sequence of the model RefSeq protein was modified relative to this genomic sequence to represent the inferred CDS: deleted 2 bases in 1 codon; substituted 2 bases at 2 genomic stop codons) has product MRGNIGYLGLIIFGLLAFISSTEAQLQMNFYAKSCPKAEKIVSDFVNEHIHNAPSLTASFIRMHFHDCFVRGCDASVLLNSSSGGEQPKKAAAPNRSLRGFDFIDRVKSLLEDECPGVVSCADIITLVTRDSIVATGGPSWQVPTGIRDGVISRSSEATAIPAPFANITTLQTLFANQGLDLKDLVLLSGAHTIGMAHCSTISDRLYNFKSRXXICYNLKARKCRSPDDTTTKIEMDPGSRKTFDLSYYSLLLKRRGLFESDAALTTNSVSLSFINQILKGSLQDFFAEYANSMEKMGRINVKTGSDGEIRKHCAVVN; this is encoded by the exons ATGAGAGGGAATATTGGGTATTTGGGTCTGATCATCTTTGGTCTTTTAGCATTTATAAGCTCAACTGAAGCTCAACTGCAGATGAACTTTTATGCTAAAAGCTGCCCAAAAGCGGAGAAGATTGTTTCTGACTTTGTCAATGAGCACATCCACAATGCTCCTTCTTTGACAGCATCCTTCATAAGAATGCACTTCCATGATTGTTTTGTCAGG GGCTGTGATGCATCTGTGCTTCTGAACTCATCGTCG GGCGGCGAACAACCCAAAAAGGCTGCTGCTCCAAATCGATCGCTAAGAGGCTTCGACTTCATTGATAGAGTGAAGAGCTTGCTTGAAGATGAATGTCCAGGCGTTGTTTCTTGTGCAGATATTATTACTCTGGTCACTAGGGACTCCATAGTCGCCACA GGAGGTCCATCCTGGCAAGTTCCAACTGGTATAAGAGATGGAGTAATATCAAGATCCTCAGAGGCCACAGCCATCCCAGCTCCCTTTGCCAACATCACCACTCTCCAAACACTGTTTGCCAACCAAGGACTTGATCTGAAAGACCTTGTCTTGCTCTCGG GGGCACACACAATTGGGATGGCCCACTGCTCAACAATTTCGGACAGATTGTATAACTTCAAATCTAGATAGTGAATATGCTACAATCTCAAGGCAAGGAAGTGCAGGAGTCCTGATGACACTACTACTAAGATTGAGATGGATCCTGGGAGTCGCAAGACATTTGACCTTAGTTATTACTCACTTCTACTTAAAAGAAGGGGTCTCTTTGAATCTGATGCTGCCTTGACCACAAATTCTGTTAGCCTGTCTTTTATTAACCAGATCCTCAAGGGTTCACTACAAGATTTCTTTGCAGAATATGCCAACTCCATGGAGAAAATGGGTAGGATCAATGTTAAAACTGGGTCTGATGGTGAGATTAGGAAGCATTGTGCAGTGgttaattaa